A single region of the Candidatus Methylacidiphilales bacterium genome encodes:
- a CDS encoding DUF4126 domain-containing protein: protein MTELQLLATAMGLSALAGLNLYLTVFVLSLSLNLGWVHLGPGMEHLHIMAHPAILIVSGIMTLIEFIADKWPWFDSLWDAFHTVIRPAGGVILGLAALAPVDPRITVLAGLFCGSITLSSHLAKAGTRLVVNASPEPFSNSIVSVTEDLIVVGGLSLIYLHPFIALGVLLGLFFLFLWLAPLLFRHIYHTIRFILLKLRSIGAEEQRISQLPEIISAESREALESRLDKGETLVWSVPVVIGRVPGLPRNRKGYLGFIEPSKRLVFIVKTLRPILIGCDSLEITPEIRMLYDQLTFSPAGKRKAYSVRFAKNHRAYFEKIREELRFNHGLHG, encoded by the coding sequence ATGACTGAGCTGCAGCTCCTTGCGACTGCCATGGGATTGTCCGCGCTGGCCGGGCTGAACCTTTACCTCACCGTCTTTGTCCTGAGCCTTTCCTTGAATCTCGGTTGGGTCCACCTCGGGCCCGGCATGGAACATCTCCATATCATGGCGCACCCGGCCATCCTCATTGTTTCCGGCATCATGACCCTGATCGAGTTTATTGCAGATAAATGGCCCTGGTTCGATTCATTGTGGGACGCCTTCCATACCGTCATTCGCCCGGCGGGCGGCGTCATCCTCGGGCTTGCCGCCCTTGCTCCGGTGGACCCCCGCATCACCGTCCTGGCCGGGCTCTTTTGCGGCAGCATCACGCTCAGCAGCCACCTGGCCAAGGCCGGGACCCGTCTGGTGGTCAATGCTTCACCGGAGCCCTTCTCCAATTCAATTGTTAGTGTCACGGAAGATCTGATTGTGGTCGGCGGGCTCAGCCTGATTTATCTGCATCCCTTCATCGCGCTTGGAGTGCTGTTGGGTTTATTTTTCTTGTTCCTCTGGCTGGCGCCCCTTTTGTTCCGCCATATTTATCACACCATCCGCTTCATCCTGCTGAAACTGCGCAGCATCGGAGCCGAGGAACAGCGCATCTCACAACTGCCCGAAATCATTTCCGCCGAAAGCCGGGAGGCGCTTGAATCGAGGCTTGATAAGGGTGAAACTCTGGTCTGGTCGGTGCCGGTGGTGATCGGGCGGGTTCCAGGCCTGCCGCGAAATCGGAAAGGCTATCTGGGCTTCATCGAACCCTCCAAGCGCCTTGTCTTTATCGTTAAAACCCTGCGACCGATCCTAATTGGCTGCGATTCCCTTGAAATTACCCCCGAAATCCGCATGCTTTACGATCAATTGACGTTTTCTCCAGCCGGCAAGCGAAAAGCGTATTCCGTCCGCTTCGCCAAAAATCACCGGGCTTATTTTGAAAAAATACGCGAGGAACTCAGATTTAACCACGGATTACACGGATAG
- a CDS encoding MBL fold metallo-hydrolase, with product MRTFLLLFCLGCTVHVVAAQTPRGLTPVEKRPAGPQAAQTPAQNEQPSPSQQATPEQTKTDNPPAPVKQASGPSIQTDGTNVRYYGHSFVYLTSSSGVRVALNPFSDEAGMAYKFPPTLPADIVLISAESTDLNGGQALFGLPQVFRSLTGLGANRANGIPFRGIATFRDDKNGAESGGNTVYVVEMDNLRFCHLGAIGHVLTRSQIQEIGRVDVLFLPVGNLELTNSELWKLAEQTKAKWIVPVAYKTDKSGPLQLRPVQDFDPGAHPLKTLATSDYVFRPSDAPSVPTVLIFKLP from the coding sequence ATGCGAACATTTTTGCTGCTTTTTTGCCTGGGCTGTACCGTTCACGTTGTGGCGGCGCAGACGCCTCGCGGGTTGACCCCGGTTGAAAAGCGTCCCGCCGGGCCGCAGGCCGCGCAGACGCCCGCGCAAAACGAGCAACCCTCCCCCTCCCAACAAGCAACGCCGGAACAAACCAAAACAGACAACCCGCCTGCTCCGGTCAAACAGGCGTCCGGGCCTTCCATCCAGACGGATGGAACCAATGTGCGTTATTACGGCCATTCCTTTGTTTATCTCACATCGTCGAGCGGGGTGCGCGTGGCCCTCAATCCATTTTCGGATGAGGCGGGCATGGCCTACAAATTTCCTCCCACCTTGCCGGCTGACATCGTGTTGATCAGCGCCGAAAGCACCGACCTCAACGGCGGGCAGGCTCTGTTTGGATTGCCGCAGGTATTCCGGAGCTTGACGGGACTTGGAGCAAATCGCGCCAATGGGATTCCCTTTCGCGGCATCGCTACTTTCCGCGATGACAAAAACGGCGCCGAATCCGGAGGCAACACGGTTTATGTTGTCGAAATGGACAACCTCCGATTCTGCCATCTTGGCGCCATCGGCCATGTTTTAACCCGCAGCCAGATTCAGGAGATCGGGCGTGTGGATGTGCTCTTTCTTCCGGTTGGAAACCTGGAATTAACCAATTCGGAATTATGGAAACTGGCGGAACAGACAAAGGCAAAGTGGATTGTGCCGGTCGCCTACAAAACCGACAAATCGGGCCCGCTGCAATTGCGTCCCGTCCAGGACTTTGATCCGGGCGCCCATCCTCTCAAAACACTAGCCACCAGCGATTATGTCTTCCGCCCATCCGATGCGCCGTCTGTGCCGACGGTACTGATATTCAAATTGCCATGA